The following DNA comes from Halalkaliarchaeum sp. AArc-CO.
CGGGACGATGGGTGATCACGGGATCGCGCTGCTCGCCGAACGCGAGGGGTTCGACTTCACGGGTGATTTGAAAAGCGACGTCGCCCCGGTGAACGACCTCGTCCGGGCGGCGATGGCGGCCGGCGAGGTGACGGCGATGAAAGACCCCACCCGCGGGGGGCTGGCGAATGCGCTCAACGAGATGGCCGATAAGGCGGACGTCGGAATCGACGTGGTCGAACGTGACATTCCGGTCTCGGGAGCGATCGCCTCCGCGGGCGAGGTGCTCGGAATCGACCCGTTCGCGGTCGCCAACGAAGGGAAGGTCGTGTTCGGGGTGGATCCCGGCGACGCGGATGCAGTCCTCGAAGCGATCAAAGACCGTCCCGGCGGCCAGGAGGCCGCGATCGTCGGGCACGCAACCGAGGAACATCCCGGGCGCGTCGTCGTCGACACCGGCTTCGGCCGTCGATACATGAGCGAACCAGAGGGGGAAACCCTCCCCCGGATCTGCTGATGCACGAGATAAGCGTCGCCTCCGGCATCCTCGACCGCGCGATCACGGCGGCGGAGGAACACGGCGCCGACCGGATCGACGCGATCACGATCGAGATCGGCCGGGCGACCCACGTCAATCCCGAGCAGCTCGTGTTCTGCCTCGAGACGATCGCGGATGGAACGGCGGGCGAGGGCGCGACCGTCCGAACCGAGACCGTGGATCCGGTTGCGGTATGCGACTGCGGCTGGCGCGACGAACCCGACGATCTGGGACTGGTCGGCGGGTTCGCGCCGGACGTCCGCTGTCCGGAGTGTGGTGAGCGGACTGAACTCGTCCGGGGACGAGAGTGCCGGCTCGCGAGCATCGAAGTACCGGAGGCTGGTGACAGGACCGAGCAGACAGCTACCCAGGAGCGTTGAGAGGACACATGCACTACGAGAGGACGATCCGACCGATCCGACTGTACCGAACGAACCGAGCCACTCTCCCGCCGGTTCGGTGGCTCGAGGAACTCGCAGATCGCCTGGGGGCGGCCCGGGCCCACCGGTTCGGCCACGGGGACCACGATCACGGCGAGAGCGCAACCGACGCCGAGGCCGACGTGCTGGCGGCGATCCGGGAGCGCGCCGGCGAGATCCACGAGACGCTCGCCCACGACCACGGCGTGTTCGCCGTGGAGTTCGTGGGCTCCACCGGCGGCGGAAAGACGAAACTCATCGAGGAACTGCTCGAACGCGCCCCGACGGACGAACAGATCGGCGCGATCGTGGGCGACGTCGCCGGCGAGGACGACGCGACCCGGCTCCGCGAGTACGGGATCCCCGTCGAGAACGTCAACACCGGCAAGGAGTGTCACCTCGATCCGGGCGGGATCGAGACGGCGCTCTCCGCGTTCGATCTCGAGGAACTGGACACGCTGTACGTCGAGAACGTCGGTAACATGGTGTGTCCGGCGGACTTCCCGCTGGGCGCGACCGTCCGGGTGCTCGTGGTCAGCACCACCGAGGGCGACGACGTGGTCGCCAAACATCCCCTCCTGGTGCAGAAGTGCGACGCGGCGGTCGTAAACAAGGTCGACCTCGCCGAGGCGGTGGGAACCGACCTGGATCGGGTTCGGGCCGACCTCGCGCGGGTTGCCCCCGACGTTCCGGTGTTCGAAACCGACGCGAGCTCCGGGGCGGGCGTCGACGAACTCGGAGATTTCCTGGAGTCGAAACGCGGAGAGCACGGTCACCACGGGCACGATCACGAACACGACCGAGTTCACCATCCCGGCGAGTAGCTAATGACAGGCTCACGAGTCCGTGTCGACCTCACCGTGCAAGGCGTCGTCCAGGGAGTCGGGTTCCGCCCGTTCGTCTACCGGCGGGCAACCGACCACGACCTGTCCGGCACGGTTCGAAACACTGGTGACGCCGGGGTCGAAATCGAACTTGAAGGGGACGCCGGGAGCGTGGAGGCGTTCCTTGCGGATCTCCGAGAGCGACCGCCGCCGCTCTCCCGGGTCGAGTCGGTCGAGGTCGATCGAAGAGACGAAAGCGGGGACTCCACGATCGGAGGAAGCGAGGAGTTCCGAATCCTCCAGTCGACCGACGACGACGGTGGTTCGGGAACGATCCCGCCCGACACCGGAATCTGTGATCGGTGTCTCGAGGACGTCCGGGATCCGGAGTCGCGATACCACCGCTACTGGGCGACCTCCTGTGTGGATTGTGGCCCCCGATACACGGTCATCCGAGAGTTGCCGTACGACCGACCGCGCACCTCGATGGACGCGTTTCCGATGTGTGACGCCTGCCGAACGGAGTACGAGAACCCTGCCGATCGACGCTATCACGCCCAGACGATCGCCTGTCCCGACTGCGGGCCAACGCTGTCGCTTCTGGAACCGGTCGACGGGGGGGCCAGTCCGGGCGCACAGCGCCGGGAACGCGCGACCGGTCCGGAGGCGATCGACGAGACGGCGCGACGGCTCGCCCGCGGAGAGATCGTCGCGATCAGGGGTATCGGCGGCACGCATCTGGCGTGTGACGCAACCGATCCCACGGTCGTACAGCGGTTGCGCGAGCGAACGAACCGCCCGGGGAAGCCGTTCGCGGTGATGACACCGTCGGTCGACCGGATCCGGTCGTTCGCCCGAGTCTCGGAGACAGAACGGGAGCAACTCGAGGACGTCCGTCGACCGATCGTCGTCCTCGAACGGGACGACGAGGACTTGCTCGGCGCCGTCGCACCCGGACTCCACACTGTCGGGGTGATGCTCCCGTACGCGGGACTTCACCACCTCCTGTTCGAAGAAGCCGTAACCGAAGGGAAACACGTGGCCTCCAGGATCGAGGGTCCGCTCGTAATGACGAGTGGAAACATGCCCGGAGATCCAATGTGTACGTCAGTCGACGAGATCTTCGGGAGCCTGTCCGGCGTGATCGATGCCGCGCTGGTTCACGATCGAGAGATCGTCGCCCGGTGTGACGACAGTGTCGTGCGCGTCGTCGACGGCGACCGACGGTTTCTCCGGCGATCCAGGGGGTGGATCCCTCAACCGTTGCCTCGCCAGTCCGAGGGATCACCGACGCTGGCGCTCGGAGCGGAGTTCGACAGCACCGTTGCGCTGGCTCGCGACGACGAGGTGTTTCCCTCTCAACATCTCGGCGACGTCGACGATCCGGCAACCGAGAGGTTCCTCCGGGAAACGGTCGATCACCTCGCCGAACTGCTGGGGGTCGATCCGAGCGTCGTCGCCTGCGACGCTCATCCGAACTTCCTCACGAGCAAACTGGCCGCGGAGTACGCCACCGAGGAACCGATCCGAGTGCAACATCATCACGCCCACGCGGCCTCGCTTCTGGGCGAGCACGACCGCGACCGGGCGATCGTAATCGCCGCCGACGGCACCGGCTACGGCCCCAACGGGACGATCTGGGGGGGCGAGGTGCTCGACGCGACGAGAGGCTCCTTCGAGCGGATCGGAGGGCTCGGAACGTTCCGCCTGCCGGGCGGAGAGGCGGCGATCGAACGGCCGGCGCGGATTCTCGCGAGCCTGCTTTCGGATCCAGATCGGATCGACGAATTGCTGATCGAGCGGGCAGCGCTTTCACCCGCCGATGCATCGACCGTGCGACAGAGCCTGGAGGCGGGAGTGAACGCGCCGGAAACGACGAGCGCCGGCCGGTTCCTCGACGCGATCGCCGCGCTCGTCGGGGTCGGGACCGAGCGACGGTACCAGGGCGAACCTGCGATCAGGCTCGAGGCAGCCGCTTCCGGACACGATCCGGTCGACATCGAGATCCCGTACCGACGGCGCGACGGCGATCGAGTGGTCGACGTGAATCGCCTGACAGAGACTCTCGAAACACTACTCGAGAGGGAACCGGCAGCCGTCGTCGCCGCGACAGCCCAGGACGCGCTGGCGCGGGGGCTCGCCGAGATCGCAGTCGACGTGGCCGTCGATCGGGACGTCGACGCGATCGGATTCACCGGCGGCGTGGCGTACAACGAGGCCATTTCCCGACGGATCCGGGAAACCACCGAATCTGTGGGGTTGGCGTTCCTCGGCCACGAGCAGGTTCCGCCTGGCGACGCCGGGATCGCGTACGGACAGGCGGTCGTCGCGACGGAATGACTGTGGACGACGGAGAGAGTCGACGAACATATAGAATCAGAATATAATAAATATATTTTATATGATTGTCGAATCCGAGCAATCCGATTCGAACGTGTCAAACACTGCCGAGAACAGGAAAAAGTCGAAGCCGACGAATTAGAGCAGATAACAGTGCGAGTAATAGTGTAATAAACACGTGCAAACAAAACCTGCCGAACTGTAAACAAACCTGTCGAACGACGACGAAATCCCTCGACAACAGGGATCGAAAAGCCGGCGTTCTCGTCCTATTCGATACGAGATAAACCAAAGTTACCACCAGTTGTGTCGAGATAAGGAAGGACCGACGGTTATTACCATAAAATATATATTAAACCCGAATAAACAGATTAATTATATTTTCTACCGCACTACCGCACTACCGCGCTCGAAGGGTCGGAGCCGTCCGTCAACAGACGGTCATAGCGTTCGCTGGCCAAAAAATATATAGTGTTCTATACTAATATATACCAATACAGATCGTCGGAAGGCTGTCGGTACACGTTCGTACCCCTTCGGACCCGAATATATACGTATTACAACATTATTTGAGCGGCGACCGAATACAGTTACGCGATGGTATTGAACCATCCACCAGCCGGAAGAGAGATAAAAACCATTACCTTTATAGAGAAGACCCTTATAGGTGTGATAGACCATGTCAGATAATGGTAGGCGGTTGATCAGCGAAGCGGCGTCGCGACGTCGCGTGCTCAAGAACGTCGGAGCAGCCGCGTCCGTCGGTGGATTGGCGGCCGTGGCCGGATGTACGGGTGACGGCGACGACGAGCCCGCCGATGTCGGCGGCGAAGGTGAAGTCGAGGGCGTCGACGAGGTCGAAATCGAGTTCTGGCACGGGCTCGGCGGCGACCTCGGACAGATGGTTTCGGACCTCGCGGACGACTTCAGCGAGCAGTCCGACACCATCACAGTGACTGCGATCGAGCAGGGGACGTATCGGGAAACGATGAACCAGACGATCAACGCCGTTCGCGCGGGTAACCCGCCGGGCCTGGCACAGATCTTCGAGGTCGGAACCAAGCAGGCGTACGACAGCGGAGCGTTCGTCCCCATCGAGGAGGTCATCCCGGAGGAGCAGCTCGAACTCGAGAACTTCCTGGATCCGGTGCTCAACTACTATCGGATCGACGGGCAGCTCAACTCGATGCCGTTCAACTCCTCGAACGCGCTGATGATGTACAACAAGACTGCCTTCGAGGAGGCCGGGCTCGACCCCGAATCGCCGCCGGAGACCTTCCAGGAGGTCATCGACTACTCCGAGGAGCTGATGGACGCCGGCTACAACTACGGCATTACCTGGCCGAACCACTCGTGGTTCGTCGAGCAGTGGTTCGCGCTCCAGGACCAGGAGCTAGTCAACAACGAAAACGGCCGCGCCGGAGACCCGACGGAAACGTACATCAACAGCGACGCCGGGATGAACGTCTTCGAGTGGTGGCAGGAGCTCGACGAGATGGGCGCGTACCTCTCGACCGGGATCGAAGCGTGGGGCGAGGCCCAGCAGGGCTTTTTCACCCAGGAGGCACCGATGGTGCTGTATTCAACGTCCAGCATCAACCCGATGCTGCAGGGCGCCCAGGACAACGACTTCGAGGCGGCCGCCGCGCGGATCCCCGCACCGGAAGGACAGCGTGCCGGCGTCACGATTGGGGGCGGCTCGGTGTGGATCCCCGACGGACAGGACCAGGCCGAACAGCAGGCTGCCGCGGAGTTCCTCCTGTGGCTCACCCAGCCCGAACAACAGGAGCGATGGCACCGCGGCACCGGCTACTTCCCCGTGCGCGAGGAGTCGATCGAGAACCTCGAGGCGGAAGGGTTCTACGACGAGAACCCGGACTTCCGCGTCGCGCTCGACCAGCTCCAGGAAGGCCAGGACACGCCGGCGACTCGGGGCGGGCTCATCGGGCCGTTCCTCGACACCCGGACGACGATCGCCGAATCCGCAGTCGCAGTCATGGACGGAGATCCGGTCGGCGAAGTGCTCGACGACGCCGCCGAGGACATCGAAGAGGCGCTCGAAGACTACATCGAGCGACAGTCGTAATCCCCGTGTCCGGCACCCGGCTCGGCGGATCGGGGCGGCGATCGAATCGACGTCGAGTCGGCCAACTGACCGGACGGAGTCGGACGAGAACAGGTGCGACAGATATATAGCCCGCATTTTTCAATATGCCAGAAACCATGCGAAACAGGGGGTACAGAATCGATGGCTGAATCGCAGAGAGCGGTGTTCAAAAACCGGAAGCTCGCGGCGCTGCTTTTGCTTCCGACGATCGCAGTCTGTCTGGCGTTCCTGTACTATCCGGCTATCGACACGTTCCGGTTGAGCCTGTTCCAGACGACGCTGGTCGACGAGACGTTCGCCGGTCTCTACAACTACGAGCGGATGTTCACTTCCGAGCGGTATCGAAACAGCATTTTCGTGACGTTCGCGTTCGGGGGTGTCGTCGTGTTCGGTACGATGCTGGTTGCGCTATTTATCGCATTTATGATGTACGAGGTGAACCACTTCACCTCGGTGTATCTCATCACCGCGATCTGGCCGTACGCGCTGCCGCCGGCCGTGGCGGGGCTAGTGTTGTTGTTCCTGTTCCAGCCCGATCTCGGAATCTTCACCTACTACATCAGGGCGATCGGGTCGGTCTTCGGCATGGACATCGCGTTCAACTGGCGACAGGACGGCCCGCTTGCGTTCGCGGTCGTTTCGGTCGCGGCGATCTGGAAACAGCTCGGCTACAACATCATCTTCATGATCGCGGCACTGAACAACATCCCGGACACGATCGACGAAGCGGCCGAACTCGACGGGATCGGTCGCCTCAACCGACTGTTCCGCATCTACGTGCCGCTGATGTCGCCGACGCTCGTGTTCCTGATCGTGATGAACACGATCTACGCGTTCTTCGCGACGTTCCCGCTGATCGACCTGATGACCAGCGGCGGTCCGGGCGGTGCGACGAACATCCTGATCTACAACCTCTACATCGACGCCTTCGAGAACTTCAACCTCGGGTACGCCTCCGCACAGTCGCTCGTGTTGTTCCTGATCGTCGGGTTGTTGATGTACGGACAGCTCAGAGTCTCGGACCGGTACGCACACTACGGGTGATTATCGATGGCAGAATCAACAGTCTCAGAGACGACGACACGAGGCGAAGACACCACGACAGGGGTCCGACGGAACCGACAATCCCTGGGGGACGTCCTCCCCGACCAGTGGCTGATGCACGTTGGACTGATCGTCTCCATTTCGCTCATGGCGCTCCCGCTGATACTCGCGGCGATCATGAGCACTCAGTCAGTCGCCGAGATCTACGACGTGACGAACCTCGCCCCCGGAAGCGACGCCTACGAGAACTACTACCGGGTGATGACCGACTTCAACATGTGGACCTACCTCATCAACTCGACGATCATGGCGCTTGCCATCGTCGTCGGGAAGGTGGGCCTGTCGCTTCTGGCGGCGCTCGCGCTGGTCTACTACGACTTCCCGTACAAGAACGCGACGTTCATGTTCGTGCTGTTCACGCTGATGCTCCCGGTACCGGTCCGGATCGTCCCGCTGTTCGAGCTGATGGTGAACCTCGACTGGACGAACACGATGCTCGCGATCACGATGCCGTATCTGGCGAGCGCGACCGCAGTCTTCCTGTTCCGGCAGCACTTTATGTCGATTCCGGCGTCGATCGTCGAGGCGGCAAAGCTCGACGACGTTGGCGGGCTCAGGTTCCTGATCTTCGTGTTGATCCCGATGTCGAAAGGGATGATCGCGGGCATTTCGGTGATCACCTACATCTACGCGTGGAACCAGTACCTCTGGCCGCTGGCGGTCATCAGCAGCCAAGATCAGCAGGTCGTACAGGTCGGGCTCAAGAGCCTCGAAGGAACCGCAGCGGCGGGACAGATCGAGTGGGGGCTCATCATGGCGGGCGCAATGATCGCGCTCGTGCCCCCGCTCGTGGTGCTGATCGTGCTGCACAAGCCGCTGCTCGAAACGTTCGGTCTCCAGCAGAAATAGAACGATGGCAACGATTCAACTCAACGACGTGGTGAAGCGCTTCGACGACGTCGTCGCGGTAGACGGCATCGACCTGACGGTTCGTGACGGCGAGTTCATCGTCATCGTCGGCCCGTCGGGCTGTGGAAAGAGCACGACGCTCCGACTCATCTCGGGATTGGAAGACGTCACAAGCGGCGTCATCGAGATCGGTGGCCGCGACGTCACCGGACTCGAACCGAACGAGCGGGACATCTCCATGGTGTTTCAAAACTACGCGCTGTACCCGCACATGACCGCAAAGCGGAACATGACGTTCGGCATGAAGTCCGCCGGCGACTTCACCGACGAGGAGATCGAACAGCGCGTGACCGAGGCGGCGGAGATCCTCGACATCACGGACCTGCTCGATCGAAAGCCGGGGGCACTGTCCGGCGGGGAGCGCCAGCGGGTCGCGCTCGGGCGGGCGATTTCCCGGGACCCCGAGGTGTTTTTGATGGACGAGCCGCTGTCGAACCTCGACGCGAAGCTACGGGTCCAGATGCGTGCCGAACTGGCGAAGCTCCACGACGAACTGCAGACGACCACCGTCTACGTCACCCACGACCAGACGGAGGCGATGACGCTTGGTGACCGTGTCGCAGTCATCGACGCCGGACAGATCCAGCAGGTCGACTCCCCACAGCGGCTGTACGACTTCCCGGAAAAC
Coding sequences within:
- a CDS encoding ABC transporter ATP-binding protein — encoded protein: MATIQLNDVVKRFDDVVAVDGIDLTVRDGEFIVIVGPSGCGKSTTLRLISGLEDVTSGVIEIGGRDVTGLEPNERDISMVFQNYALYPHMTAKRNMTFGMKSAGDFTDEEIEQRVTEAAEILDITDLLDRKPGALSGGERQRVALGRAISRDPEVFLMDEPLSNLDAKLRVQMRAELAKLHDELQTTTVYVTHDQTEAMTLGDRVAVIDAGQIQQVDSPQRLYDFPENRFVAEFIGDPAMNMIDVTVRDGNAVHEAFSIPLPAGENTVGSGEVTAGQRSAILGIRPEDFYLASEYPDMGETTFTATVTVTEPLGDSLLLYCRIADTEFKVQAEPRSTLQPGDEVELTYDPARLHLFDPETGDAIYHSESAPGSEEQLEQPVDE
- a CDS encoding hydrogenase maturation nickel metallochaperone HypA yields the protein MHEISVASGILDRAITAAEEHGADRIDAITIEIGRATHVNPEQLVFCLETIADGTAGEGATVRTETVDPVAVCDCGWRDEPDDLGLVGGFAPDVRCPECGERTELVRGRECRLASIEVPEAGDRTEQTATQER
- the hypF gene encoding carbamoyltransferase HypF, yielding MTGSRVRVDLTVQGVVQGVGFRPFVYRRATDHDLSGTVRNTGDAGVEIELEGDAGSVEAFLADLRERPPPLSRVESVEVDRRDESGDSTIGGSEEFRILQSTDDDGGSGTIPPDTGICDRCLEDVRDPESRYHRYWATSCVDCGPRYTVIRELPYDRPRTSMDAFPMCDACRTEYENPADRRYHAQTIACPDCGPTLSLLEPVDGGASPGAQRRERATGPEAIDETARRLARGEIVAIRGIGGTHLACDATDPTVVQRLRERTNRPGKPFAVMTPSVDRIRSFARVSETEREQLEDVRRPIVVLERDDEDLLGAVAPGLHTVGVMLPYAGLHHLLFEEAVTEGKHVASRIEGPLVMTSGNMPGDPMCTSVDEIFGSLSGVIDAALVHDREIVARCDDSVVRVVDGDRRFLRRSRGWIPQPLPRQSEGSPTLALGAEFDSTVALARDDEVFPSQHLGDVDDPATERFLRETVDHLAELLGVDPSVVACDAHPNFLTSKLAAEYATEEPIRVQHHHAHAASLLGEHDRDRAIVIAADGTGYGPNGTIWGGEVLDATRGSFERIGGLGTFRLPGGEAAIERPARILASLLSDPDRIDELLIERAALSPADASTVRQSLEAGVNAPETTSAGRFLDAIAALVGVGTERRYQGEPAIRLEAAASGHDPVDIEIPYRRRDGDRVVDVNRLTETLETLLEREPAAVVAATAQDALARGLAEIAVDVAVDRDVDAIGFTGGVAYNEAISRRIRETTESVGLAFLGHEQVPPGDAGIAYGQAVVATE
- a CDS encoding sugar ABC transporter permease: MAESQRAVFKNRKLAALLLLPTIAVCLAFLYYPAIDTFRLSLFQTTLVDETFAGLYNYERMFTSERYRNSIFVTFAFGGVVVFGTMLVALFIAFMMYEVNHFTSVYLITAIWPYALPPAVAGLVLLFLFQPDLGIFTYYIRAIGSVFGMDIAFNWRQDGPLAFAVVSVAAIWKQLGYNIIFMIAALNNIPDTIDEAAELDGIGRLNRLFRIYVPLMSPTLVFLIVMNTIYAFFATFPLIDLMTSGGPGGATNILIYNLYIDAFENFNLGYASAQSLVLFLIVGLLMYGQLRVSDRYAHYG
- a CDS encoding ABC transporter substrate-binding protein; the protein is MSDNGRRLISEAASRRRVLKNVGAAASVGGLAAVAGCTGDGDDEPADVGGEGEVEGVDEVEIEFWHGLGGDLGQMVSDLADDFSEQSDTITVTAIEQGTYRETMNQTINAVRAGNPPGLAQIFEVGTKQAYDSGAFVPIEEVIPEEQLELENFLDPVLNYYRIDGQLNSMPFNSSNALMMYNKTAFEEAGLDPESPPETFQEVIDYSEELMDAGYNYGITWPNHSWFVEQWFALQDQELVNNENGRAGDPTETYINSDAGMNVFEWWQELDEMGAYLSTGIEAWGEAQQGFFTQEAPMVLYSTSSINPMLQGAQDNDFEAAAARIPAPEGQRAGVTIGGGSVWIPDGQDQAEQQAAAEFLLWLTQPEQQERWHRGTGYFPVREESIENLEAEGFYDENPDFRVALDQLQEGQDTPATRGGLIGPFLDTRTTIAESAVAVMDGDPVGEVLDDAAEDIEEALEDYIERQS
- the hypB gene encoding hydrogenase nickel incorporation protein HypB, which gives rise to MHYERTIRPIRLYRTNRATLPPVRWLEELADRLGAARAHRFGHGDHDHGESATDAEADVLAAIRERAGEIHETLAHDHGVFAVEFVGSTGGGKTKLIEELLERAPTDEQIGAIVGDVAGEDDATRLREYGIPVENVNTGKECHLDPGGIETALSAFDLEELDTLYVENVGNMVCPADFPLGATVRVLVVSTTEGDDVVAKHPLLVQKCDAAVVNKVDLAEAVGTDLDRVRADLARVAPDVPVFETDASSGAGVDELGDFLESKRGEHGHHGHDHEHDRVHHPGE
- a CDS encoding ABC transporter permease subunit; protein product: MHVGLIVSISLMALPLILAAIMSTQSVAEIYDVTNLAPGSDAYENYYRVMTDFNMWTYLINSTIMALAIVVGKVGLSLLAALALVYYDFPYKNATFMFVLFTLMLPVPVRIVPLFELMVNLDWTNTMLAITMPYLASATAVFLFRQHFMSIPASIVEAAKLDDVGGLRFLIFVLIPMSKGMIAGISVITYIYAWNQYLWPLAVISSQDQQVVQVGLKSLEGTAAAGQIEWGLIMAGAMIALVPPLVVLIVLHKPLLETFGLQQK